A genomic window from Engraulis encrasicolus isolate BLACKSEA-1 chromosome 14, IST_EnEncr_1.0, whole genome shotgun sequence includes:
- the LOC134463144 gene encoding zinc finger protein 239-like — protein sequence MNEDLHWRSSPLVKNMNAIKEEDIYDFLPEHLSTDMKGSGTCTPTCKEEPCLSHEIKGEKFQVMPFSGHESTSTIQPSTPSQQGMSMKLIKEEDIYDFLPEYVYRTKEEENETDTADVKEEALDLKRESESSRMEHNAHMAPTGKHQTAHNNTDQHKCPTCGKAFARKSTLNRHQMIHTGERPYQCATCGKDFKEKSSLIIHQRIHTGERPYQCATCGKAFKGKGSLIIHQRIHTGEKPFQCSACGAAFSQGSSLAYHQISHTGESSHQCDKCGKGFKRKSHLITHQRIHTGERPYQCTTCGKGFIQKHHLTNHQRKHAGERPYQCTTCGKGFRQKSDLITHQKTHTGKKT from the exons ATGAATGAAGATCTTCATTGGCGCTCATCTCCACTCGTAAAGAACATGAATGCTATAAAGGAAGAGGATATCTATGACTTTCTACCAGAGCATTTGTCTACAGACATGAAAGGTAGTGGTACTTGCACACCAACTTGCAAGGAAGAACCATGTTTGTCGCATGAAATTAAAGGAGAGAAGTTTCAAGTCATGCCATTTAGTGGTCATGAGAGCACTTCTACAATTCAGCCATCAACTCCATCACAACAGGGAATGTCTATGAAGCTGATTAAAGAGGAAGACATTTATGATTTCCTCCCAGAATATGTGTACAGAActaaggaggaagagaatgaaactgACACAGCGGACGTGAAAGAAGAAGCCCTGGATTTGAAAAGGGAATCAGAGTCTTCTCGAATGGAACACAATGCACACATGGCTCCAACAG gTAAACACCAGACAGCTCATAATAACACAGACCAACACAAATGTCCCACATGTGGGAAAGCATTTGCACGAAAGTCTACTCTCAACCGGCATCAGATGatccatactggggaaaggccttaccaatgtgccacatgtggaaaagacttTAAAGAGAAAAGTTCCCTCATCatccatcagagaatccatactggagaaaggccttaccagtgtgccacatgtggaaaagccTTTAAAGGGAAAGGTTCCCTCATCatccatcagagaatccatactggggaaaaaccatttcagtgttCAGCATGTGGTGCAGCCTTTTCACAAGGCAGCTCTTTAGCTTATCATCAGATAAGCCATACTGGAGAAAGCTCTCACCAGTGTGAtaaatgtggaaaaggctttaaaaGGAAAAGTCATCTCATCACTCATCAGAGGAtccacactggagaaaggccttaccagtgtactacatgtggaaaaggctttatacAGAAACATCACCTTACCAATCATCAGAGAAAACATGctggggaaaggccttaccagtgcactacatgtggaaaaggatttaGACAGAAATCTGACCTTATCACGCATCAGAAAACCCATACTGGAAAAAAGACTTAG